A genomic region of Litoribrevibacter albus contains the following coding sequences:
- a CDS encoding type IV pilin protein, with the protein MKNKKGLVGNTGFSLIELLIVISIVGILSSIAYPSYQEYVIETHREDVISELQSLELAMQQYAFENHTFVGAASEGDKGVPDPVKVYKLDTKIAEHYTVTVKQASVTGFILTAVPKGKQVEDRCGVITLNSNRVWTLVKDNKDMTSDCLR; encoded by the coding sequence ATGAAGAATAAAAAGGGCTTAGTTGGTAATACTGGTTTTTCATTAATTGAATTACTGATTGTTATCTCTATTGTTGGGATTTTGAGTTCTATAGCATATCCAAGTTACCAAGAGTATGTCATCGAAACACATCGAGAGGATGTGATTTCAGAGCTTCAATCTCTTGAGCTAGCTATGCAGCAATACGCCTTTGAAAACCATACGTTTGTGGGGGCTGCTTCAGAAGGCGATAAAGGTGTTCCTGATCCAGTCAAAGTATATAAACTGGATACTAAAATTGCAGAGCATTACACCGTGACTGTAAAGCAGGCAAGTGTAACGGGGTTTATTCTTACTGCGGTACCTAAAGGGAAGCAAGTTGAAGACCGGTGCGGTGTAATTACTCTAAACAGCAATCGAGTTTGGACTCTTGTTAAAGATAATAAAGACATGACATCTGATTGCCTCAGATAG
- a CDS encoding MAPEG family protein gives MESSSIFLPVLGQIFLTLIAYIVLLRRKATAVKQGSVDRQKTALDNRQWPESVVKASNNIANQFETPVLFYVLCILSYLIQAVTEWLVIVAWIYVASRYIHSYVHMTSNYVPYRMKIFALGVLILLGMLVYLAYCLI, from the coding sequence ATGGAGTCCTCATCAATTTTTTTGCCTGTGTTAGGGCAGATCTTTCTCACATTAATAGCCTATATTGTGCTTCTTCGGCGTAAAGCTACCGCCGTTAAACAGGGCTCTGTTGATCGTCAGAAAACGGCGTTAGATAACCGGCAATGGCCTGAAAGTGTTGTTAAAGCATCAAACAATATCGCCAATCAATTTGAAACGCCGGTGCTGTTTTACGTTCTCTGTATCCTCTCCTACTTAATTCAGGCAGTGACTGAGTGGTTGGTGATTGTTGCCTGGATATATGTTGCTAGCCGTTATATCCATAGCTATGTGCATATGACCTCAAACTATGTTCCTTATCGAATGAAGATCTTTGCGCTTGGTGTTTTGATCCTACTAGGAATGCTAGTCTATCTCGCTTACTGTCTAATCTAA